The proteins below come from a single Flavobacterium lindanitolerans genomic window:
- a CDS encoding heavy-metal-associated domain-containing protein gives MKQMIINIPDMQSAHCQARVNNAVKEIDGVQIQNVEAGKIAVSIASDNTKNEVVKAIEKAGYSVLSESSNNDSDCATGCCNN, from the coding sequence ATGAAACAGATGATAATTAATATACCCGATATGCAAAGCGCACACTGCCAGGCAAGGGTGAACAATGCGGTAAAAGAAATTGATGGCGTTCAGATTCAAAACGTGGAAGCAGGTAAAATAGCCGTTTCCATTGCATCTGATAATACAAAAAATGAAGTAGTAAAAGCTATTGAAAAAGCAGGTTACAGTGTTTTGTCAGAAAGTAGCAATAATGATTCTGATTGCGCTACAGGATGTTGCAATAATTAA
- a CDS encoding Type 1 glutamine amidotransferase-like domain-containing protein: MNLYLSSFQFGNESDKLCELLQPGAKIGHITNATDWHGADEARKKADLENDMAFLQSLGFKSEHLDLKDYFNRKEALDEKLAGLDGVWVSGGNTFILRQAMRLSGFDTIFGKLRQRTDFLYGGYSAGICVLCDSLKYIEEVDDPTQFPYKQIKEPIYEGLGYFNYGILPHYKSDHFESAAISKEVEKCIENKWLFKALRDGEVIIIKE, translated from the coding sequence ATGAATTTATATTTGTCCTCATTCCAGTTTGGAAATGAATCGGATAAACTTTGTGAGTTATTGCAACCTGGAGCAAAAATCGGACATATTACCAATGCTACAGATTGGCATGGTGCCGATGAAGCAAGGAAAAAGGCAGATTTGGAAAATGATATGGCTTTTCTGCAAAGCTTAGGATTTAAAAGCGAACATTTAGATTTAAAAGACTATTTTAACAGGAAAGAGGCTTTAGATGAAAAGCTCGCCGGACTTGACGGAGTTTGGGTGTCAGGTGGCAATACTTTTATTTTGCGACAGGCCATGCGTTTAAGCGGATTTGACACGATTTTCGGTAAACTACGCCAGCGTACCGATTTTTTATATGGAGGTTACAGTGCCGGAATATGTGTCTTATGCGACTCATTGAAATATATTGAAGAAGTAGATGACCCGACCCAATTTCCTTATAAGCAAATTAAGGAACCTATTTACGAAGGCCTGGGTTATTTTAATTATGGTATTTTGCCACACTACAAATCGGACCATTTTGAATCGGCAGCCATTTCAAAGGAAGTTGAAAAATGTATCGAAAATAAATGGCTGTTCAAAGCTTTGAGAGATGGAGAAGTTATCATTATAAAAGAGTAA
- a CDS encoding efflux RND transporter periplasmic adaptor subunit — protein MNRKNIVYGSLAAIAIALILYFSLRHTENDGHNHDGEKTEKEPKEVATAKEVELNEAQYKAAGVELGTFAMKNLSEVVNANGYTKLPPQNQADVSVHLTGIVKSINVIEGQAVKKGQVLATIESPEFAKLQEAYQTSKSNLEFLTLEYERQKTLSEENVNSKKVFQKTKADFETEKARLSSLKQQLNLLNLSAGTNSGSIMPVVAPISGYITEINIKIGSNAEVGKPLLSIVDNSQLHVDLLVYEKDLQKVKPGQNIRFVLTNQDNTEIKGKVFNVGKAFENETKSVAVHADIINKSQTLIPGMYVNALIDVGARDVQALPLDAIVKAEGREFIFILEEGHEEEAHDSEEGHSHEDGHKHEEAGKMYHFQRIEVKTGTSQLGYVQVSVLQKIDANAKIVLKGAYYIQSHLLKTEGGGGHQH, from the coding sequence ATGAACAGAAAAAACATAGTATACGGAAGCCTTGCGGCAATTGCTATTGCTTTGATTCTTTATTTTTCACTTCGACATACCGAAAATGACGGCCATAATCATGATGGAGAGAAAACTGAAAAAGAGCCAAAAGAAGTAGCTACAGCTAAAGAAGTAGAGTTGAACGAAGCGCAATATAAAGCCGCAGGAGTTGAGCTTGGAACTTTTGCAATGAAGAATTTGAGCGAGGTCGTAAATGCCAATGGCTATACCAAACTGCCACCGCAAAATCAGGCAGATGTTTCGGTACACCTTACAGGAATCGTTAAGTCCATAAATGTGATAGAAGGACAGGCGGTGAAAAAAGGTCAGGTGCTGGCAACAATAGAAAGCCCGGAATTTGCTAAATTGCAGGAAGCCTATCAGACTTCAAAAAGCAATCTGGAATTTCTGACTTTGGAATATGAAAGGCAGAAAACATTGAGCGAAGAAAATGTCAATTCCAAAAAAGTCTTCCAGAAAACAAAGGCCGATTTTGAAACAGAAAAGGCAAGGTTGAGTTCCCTGAAACAACAGTTAAATCTGCTTAATTTGAGCGCAGGCACCAATTCAGGTTCCATTATGCCGGTTGTGGCGCCAATTTCGGGTTATATTACCGAAATAAATATCAAGATTGGCAGCAATGCCGAAGTTGGCAAGCCGCTATTGAGCATTGTCGACAATTCACAATTGCATGTCGACCTTTTGGTATATGAAAAGGATTTGCAGAAAGTAAAACCGGGGCAAAACATCCGGTTTGTACTCACTAATCAGGACAATACCGAAATAAAAGGAAAAGTCTTTAACGTTGGAAAAGCTTTTGAGAATGAAACCAAATCAGTAGCAGTTCATGCAGATATTATTAATAAAAGCCAGACACTGATTCCCGGAATGTATGTCAATGCCCTGATTGATGTTGGCGCAAGAGATGTTCAGGCATTGCCGCTTGATGCTATTGTCAAGGCCGAAGGAAGGGAATTTATCTTTATCCTTGAAGAAGGACATGAGGAAGAAGCACATGATTCAGAAGAAGGCCATTCACATGAAGACGGACACAAACATGAGGAAGCCGGTAAAATGTATCATTTTCAACGAATAGAAGTAAAAACAGGAACTTCTCAATTGGGATATGTTCAGGTTTCTGTGCTCCAAAAAATCGATGCCAACGCAAAGATTGTCTTAAAAGGAGCTTATTATATCCAAAGCCATCTGCTGAAAACTGAAGGCGGTGGAGGACACCAACATTAA
- a CDS encoding choice-of-anchor D domain-containing protein has product MFKKRFFAALVFASISGLSFGKPSSPVSTSKTNVSTAFNAALLANPIEGTGLFENPYRTLALNLFDCAGGSETFSNIGTAASAYATRTWTGDNGVAWSATDARTDQELTGKAIALRTSTLKNTSTIANGVGTLSFKYKRVFSGNSTLKLFVNGVQYGGDIAVTSETAATFSYAVNVSGNAVIEIRNSGNRTIVDDLTWNCYSAVAAPEIQLADASGANHECGNFSIDFGSRAVNQYHDAVFTVKNPGTAALNVSALTLSNTTDFTIISPSVPFTVAPSGSGLVLVRFQGTTAGIKNSTLTIASDDADEASCIVNLTGTALQECAAPVITGADVAVSNIAHSSADVVVTNATADAYLAVISTSGTLSAAPANTTNYNVGDSLGGGTVAYKGTNATFSLSGLTESTSYHIFVFPYNNANCTGGPLYYTETSIDEAFTTPVAPCIGGNETFSNLGTASSTYTTRTWTGENGVTWSATDSRNDQDLTGDAIALRTGILKNTAPVAGGIGTLTFNYKRVFSGDSTLKVFVNGVQYGGDITVSSDTTTAFSQAIDVAGPVSIEIRNSGNRTVIDDLSWNCYTAPNGPELQLSDSDLILKECGNFTIDFGAVLPNTNKNIIFTVENLGNQDLEVSAITLSDAVNYTIVSPAAPFTVVPLSAIEVEVQFNGATLGNKPATLTVVNNDANEGSCQIELKASVQENCVAPTGTAVITSSNITDTSASVAVSGVTASGYLAVITTGSGVVNAPVNGTVYQANDILGDGKVVYAGTNTTFNVTGLTANTNYSIVIYPYNAECIGSPFYASLPAYDEILTTGAPCVGGTETFSNLGSSSSTYANRTWTGNNSITWSATDARTDQDLNGDAIALRTGTLTNTAPITTGIGTLTFNYQRVFTGDSVLKVFVNGVQYGGDIAVTSTATTVYSQAINVSGNATIEIRNSVNRTIIDDVAWTCYSASPRAAATNNKKSTTALDSEIKLYPNPNNGQFQLDFAGENADITVFDSLGKNILSKKVASQEVIDLGNAQKGIYIIQIKSGNSTVSKKVAIK; this is encoded by the coding sequence ATGTTTAAAAAACGATTTTTTGCTGCTTTAGTATTTGCAAGTATATCGGGACTTTCCTTTGGAAAACCTTCTTCTCCGGTTAGCACATCTAAAACAAATGTATCTACAGCTTTTAACGCTGCACTATTAGCCAACCCTATTGAGGGAACCGGCCTTTTTGAAAACCCTTACCGTACTTTGGCGCTGAACCTTTTCGACTGTGCCGGAGGTTCGGAAACATTCTCAAACATTGGAACTGCTGCCAGCGCTTATGCTACAAGAACCTGGACTGGTGACAATGGTGTAGCCTGGTCTGCAACAGATGCGAGAACTGACCAGGAGCTTACAGGAAAAGCTATTGCTTTACGAACGAGCACCTTGAAAAACACCAGCACTATTGCTAATGGTGTTGGAACCCTTAGCTTTAAATATAAAAGAGTATTCTCCGGAAATTCTACTCTGAAACTATTCGTAAATGGTGTTCAGTATGGTGGTGATATTGCTGTTACTTCTGAAACGGCTGCTACTTTTTCTTATGCTGTAAATGTATCAGGAAATGCAGTTATCGAAATCAGAAACAGCGGTAACAGAACCATTGTTGATGATTTGACATGGAACTGCTATTCTGCCGTTGCTGCTCCTGAAATTCAATTAGCTGATGCTTCAGGCGCAAACCACGAGTGTGGTAATTTTTCAATTGATTTTGGTTCGCGTGCTGTAAACCAATATCATGATGCTGTTTTTACGGTTAAGAACCCGGGAACTGCTGCTTTGAATGTTTCTGCTTTGACATTGAGCAATACAACAGATTTCACAATCATTTCTCCTTCTGTCCCTTTTACGGTTGCTCCGTCAGGTTCAGGATTGGTTTTGGTTCGTTTCCAGGGCACAACAGCCGGAATCAAAAATTCTACATTGACTATTGCAAGTGATGATGCTGACGAGGCTTCTTGTATTGTTAACTTAACGGGAACTGCTCTTCAGGAATGTGCTGCTCCGGTTATTACCGGTGCTGACGTTGCTGTGTCAAACATTGCTCATTCTTCTGCTGATGTTGTTGTAACAAACGCTACTGCTGATGCTTATCTTGCTGTTATATCAACATCAGGTACTTTGTCTGCTGCTCCAGCAAACACAACAAACTATAATGTTGGCGATAGCTTAGGTGGTGGAACTGTTGCTTACAAAGGAACTAACGCTACTTTCTCTCTTTCCGGATTAACAGAAAGTACATCATACCATATTTTTGTATTCCCTTATAATAATGCTAACTGTACTGGTGGTCCATTATATTATACAGAAACTTCAATTGATGAAGCATTTACAACTCCGGTTGCGCCATGTATTGGTGGAAATGAGACCTTCTCTAACTTAGGTACTGCTTCCAGTACGTATACAACAAGAACATGGACAGGTGAAAACGGTGTAACGTGGTCTGCTACTGATTCAAGAAACGACCAGGATTTGACCGGTGATGCTATCGCATTGAGAACCGGAATCCTTAAAAACACGGCTCCTGTTGCCGGAGGTATCGGAACATTGACTTTCAATTACAAAAGAGTATTCAGCGGCGATTCAACACTAAAAGTATTCGTAAACGGAGTACAATATGGTGGCGACATTACTGTTTCATCAGACACTACTACTGCATTTTCTCAGGCTATTGATGTTGCCGGACCGGTATCTATCGAAATCAGAAACAGCGGTAACAGAACTGTTATCGATGATTTGTCATGGAATTGCTATACTGCACCAAACGGGCCTGAATTGCAACTTTCTGACAGTGACCTGATTTTAAAAGAGTGTGGTAATTTCACCATTGATTTTGGAGCTGTGCTTCCAAATACAAACAAAAATATCATTTTTACTGTTGAGAATTTAGGTAATCAGGATTTAGAAGTAAGCGCTATTACATTAAGCGATGCTGTTAATTATACTATAGTTTCACCGGCAGCACCTTTCACAGTAGTTCCTTTAAGTGCTATTGAAGTTGAAGTACAATTCAACGGTGCAACTCTTGGAAACAAGCCTGCAACTCTTACTGTGGTAAACAATGATGCCAATGAAGGTTCTTGCCAGATTGAGCTTAAAGCCAGCGTTCAGGAAAACTGTGTTGCTCCTACAGGAACAGCGGTAATTACAAGTTCTAATATAACAGATACTTCTGCTTCAGTTGCTGTTTCTGGTGTTACAGCTTCAGGATATCTTGCTGTTATTACCACTGGTAGTGGTGTGGTAAATGCTCCGGTTAACGGAACTGTTTATCAGGCAAATGATATTTTAGGCGATGGTAAAGTAGTTTATGCCGGTACGAATACAACTTTTAACGTTACAGGTCTTACTGCCAACACGAACTATTCTATCGTAATTTATCCTTACAATGCCGAGTGTATTGGAAGCCCTTTCTATGCTTCACTTCCTGCTTATGATGAAATCCTGACTACTGGTGCTCCATGTGTTGGAGGTACAGAAACTTTCTCTAACTTAGGAAGCAGCTCAAGTACTTATGCCAACAGAACCTGGACAGGAAACAACAGCATTACCTGGTCTGCTACTGATGCAAGAACGGATCAGGATTTGAATGGAGATGCTATTGCCCTAAGAACAGGTACTTTGACTAACACGGCTCCTATTACTACAGGTATTGGTACTTTGACTTTTAACTACCAAAGAGTTTTTACGGGTGATTCTGTTTTGAAAGTATTCGTAAACGGAGTACAATACGGAGGTGATATTGCTGTTACATCAACTGCTACTACTGTTTATTCTCAAGCTATAAACGTATCCGGAAACGCTACTATCGAAATCAGAAACAGTGTGAACAGAACAATAATTGACGATGTGGCCTGGACTTGCTACAGTGCTTCTCCAAGAGCGGCTGCAACTAACAACAAAAAAAGCACTACTGCTTTGGATAGCGAAATAAAATTATATCCAAATCCAAACAACGGTCAGTTCCAATTGGATTTTGCCGGTGAAAATGCTGACATTACTGTATTTGATTCATTAGGAAAAAACATCCTTTCTAAAAAAGTAGCTTCTCAGGAGGTAATTGATTTAGGAAACGCACAAAAAGGAATTTACATCATCCAAATCAAATCCGGGAACTCTACAGTTTCTAAAAAAGTTGCTATCAAATAA
- a CDS encoding heavy-metal-associated domain-containing protein codes for MENREFQFKTNINCGGCVASVKPHLDKAEGVNEWNVDTNNKDKILTVKTEGITKEEVLDIIKKTGFKAEPV; via the coding sequence ATGGAAAATAGAGAATTTCAATTCAAAACCAATATTAATTGCGGGGGCTGCGTTGCTTCTGTAAAACCTCACTTGGACAAAGCCGAAGGGGTTAACGAATGGAATGTCGACACTAACAATAAAGACAAAATCCTAACTGTAAAAACAGAAGGAATTACCAAAGAAGAGGTGCTTGACATTATCAAAAAAACAGGTTTTAAAGCAGAACCGGTATAA
- a CDS encoding heavy metal translocating P-type ATPase produces the protein MATNSNKEIIYLPLEDVESEHCALIVEKGLAQVKGIETHKVELNNRRAAITVGNNQVVGEAVKAIKELGYGVTTVKHTFPVLGMTCASCASSAESIVTFQEGVVSASVNFATGNLTVEYLPNMTDASKLQKAVQSIGYDLLIENETKQQETLEALHAQKFQKLKNKTTWAIILSLPVVVIGMFFMDIPYANQIMWLFSTPVVLWLGKDFFINAWKQAKHRSANMDTLVALSTGIAYLFSVFNMLFEDFWHQRGLHAHVYFEAAAVIIAFILLGKLLEEKAKGNTSTAIKKLMGLQPKTVIIIQPDGTEKQIAIEEVNAGDVILVKPGEKIAVDGMVVSGSSYVDESMLSGEPVPVLKKENEKVFAGTINQKGSFRFEAVKVGKETMLAQIIKMVQDAQGSKAPVQKLVDKIAGIFVPVVIGIAILTFVLWLILGGDNGWVQGLLAAVTVLVIACPCALGLATPTAIMVGVGKGAENGILIKDAESLELAKKVTAIVLDKTGTITEGRPQVTGIQWLNNDDTAKTILLSIEKQSEHPLAEAVVKHLEDVSTVALTLFDSITGKGAKANYNNETYFVGNKKLLAENNIVIAAPLQKQADEWGSQSKTVIWFSDSKQALSVIAISDKIKETSVEAIKEIQEMGIELYMLTGDNEATAKAIAEQTGIGHYKAEVMPQHKADFIKELQQQGKVVAMVGDGINDSTALATADVSIAMGKGSDIAMDVAKMTIISSDLTKIPQAIRLSKQTVATIKQNLFWAFIYNLIGIPIAAGILYPINGFLLNPMIAGAAMALSSVSVVTNSLRLKWKK, from the coding sequence ATGGCAACAAATAGCAATAAAGAAATCATCTATCTTCCTTTAGAAGATGTTGAAAGCGAACATTGTGCATTAATAGTTGAAAAAGGATTAGCCCAGGTAAAAGGTATAGAAACCCATAAGGTAGAACTAAACAATCGCAGGGCGGCTATTACGGTTGGCAATAACCAGGTAGTCGGTGAGGCCGTAAAGGCAATCAAGGAATTGGGCTATGGCGTTACAACCGTAAAGCATACATTTCCAGTATTGGGAATGACTTGTGCTTCCTGTGCCAGCAGCGCAGAAAGCATTGTAACATTTCAGGAAGGCGTAGTGAGTGCCTCCGTAAACTTCGCAACAGGCAATCTAACGGTAGAATACCTGCCTAATATGACAGATGCGTCAAAATTGCAAAAAGCAGTACAATCAATTGGCTATGACCTGTTGATAGAAAACGAAACCAAACAGCAGGAAACCTTAGAAGCACTGCACGCCCAAAAATTCCAAAAGCTGAAAAATAAAACCACCTGGGCTATTATATTATCGCTTCCGGTAGTAGTTATTGGAATGTTTTTTATGGACATTCCCTATGCCAACCAGATTATGTGGCTTTTCTCAACTCCGGTAGTACTATGGCTGGGTAAAGACTTTTTTATCAATGCGTGGAAACAGGCCAAACACCGTTCTGCCAATATGGACACATTGGTAGCATTAAGTACCGGTATCGCCTATCTTTTTAGTGTTTTCAATATGTTGTTTGAAGATTTCTGGCACCAGAGAGGATTGCATGCCCATGTCTATTTCGAGGCCGCAGCCGTTATTATTGCGTTTATCCTGTTGGGAAAACTCTTGGAAGAAAAAGCCAAAGGCAACACTTCCACAGCCATAAAAAAACTGATGGGATTGCAGCCAAAGACAGTAATCATTATACAGCCGGACGGAACTGAAAAACAAATTGCCATTGAAGAGGTAAATGCAGGAGATGTTATCCTCGTAAAACCGGGTGAAAAAATAGCCGTAGACGGTATGGTCGTTTCAGGCAGTTCCTATGTAGATGAAAGTATGTTGAGCGGTGAACCGGTTCCGGTACTGAAAAAAGAAAACGAAAAAGTATTTGCCGGTACTATCAATCAAAAAGGAAGTTTCCGCTTTGAAGCCGTAAAAGTTGGTAAAGAAACAATGCTTGCCCAAATCATCAAAATGGTACAGGATGCGCAAGGAAGTAAAGCTCCGGTACAGAAACTGGTAGACAAAATTGCCGGAATCTTTGTTCCTGTCGTTATTGGGATTGCCATACTAACTTTTGTCTTATGGTTGATTCTTGGCGGTGATAATGGCTGGGTTCAGGGATTATTGGCGGCAGTCACGGTTTTGGTTATTGCTTGTCCTTGTGCGCTCGGACTTGCCACTCCAACAGCAATTATGGTTGGAGTAGGCAAAGGAGCAGAAAATGGTATTCTGATTAAAGATGCCGAAAGTCTGGAATTGGCAAAAAAAGTAACCGCTATCGTATTGGATAAAACGGGAACTATTACCGAGGGCAGACCACAGGTCACAGGAATCCAGTGGCTAAATAATGATGACACGGCCAAAACAATTTTACTAAGCATAGAAAAACAATCCGAACACCCGTTGGCGGAAGCTGTAGTAAAACATTTGGAAGACGTTTCAACAGTAGCCTTGACTTTATTCGACAGTATTACAGGTAAAGGTGCAAAAGCCAATTATAATAATGAAACCTATTTTGTAGGCAATAAAAAACTTTTGGCAGAAAACAATATCGTTATTGCAGCACCATTGCAAAAGCAAGCCGATGAATGGGGCAGCCAGTCTAAAACCGTTATCTGGTTCTCAGATAGCAAGCAAGCGCTGTCTGTTATCGCAATTTCAGATAAAATCAAAGAAACATCAGTCGAAGCCATAAAAGAAATACAGGAAATGGGAATCGAACTGTATATGCTTACGGGCGACAACGAAGCTACGGCAAAAGCCATTGCCGAGCAGACAGGAATTGGGCATTATAAAGCTGAAGTAATGCCGCAGCATAAGGCAGATTTCATAAAAGAGCTGCAACAGCAGGGTAAAGTTGTAGCAATGGTAGGCGATGGTATTAATGACAGTACGGCTCTTGCAACGGCAGATGTAAGTATAGCGATGGGCAAGGGAAGCGATATTGCCATGGATGTGGCCAAAATGACTATCATCTCATCAGACCTTACCAAAATACCACAAGCCATAAGACTTTCAAAACAGACAGTGGCTACCATCAAACAAAATCTGTTCTGGGCGTTTATCTACAACCTTATCGGAATCCCGATTGCGGCCGGAATACTTTATCCAATTAATGGCTTCTTGTTGAATCCGATGATTGCAGGTGCGGCCATGGCATTGAGTAGTGTGAGCGTGGTAACAAACAGCTTGCGATTGAAATGGAAAAAGTAA
- a CDS encoding helix-turn-helix domain-containing protein, with protein sequence MDTLFIKNMVCNRCIMVVQNELDKLGLDVKSIKLGEVVLGKEISAEQRIKLEEAFSPLGFEVIDDKKSRIIEKIKNTIIELVHHQENGAKTNLSDVLSSKLNHDYNYLSNLFSEVEGTTIEKYFIAQKIEKVKELLVYDELSLSEIAFRMNYSSVAYLSNQFKKVTGLTPSHFKQIREEKRKPLDKV encoded by the coding sequence ATGGACACACTTTTTATTAAAAATATGGTTTGCAACCGCTGTATTATGGTAGTGCAAAATGAATTGGATAAATTGGGTTTAGACGTAAAAAGTATTAAGCTGGGTGAAGTAGTATTGGGGAAGGAAATTTCGGCTGAACAAAGAATTAAACTGGAAGAGGCTTTTTCACCGCTGGGTTTTGAGGTGATTGACGATAAAAAGAGCAGAATTATTGAAAAAATAAAAAACACAATCATTGAACTTGTCCACCATCAGGAAAACGGGGCTAAAACAAACCTTTCCGATGTGCTAAGCAGTAAGCTGAACCACGATTATAATTACCTGTCCAATCTGTTTTCCGAAGTTGAAGGCACCACAATTGAAAAATATTTTATCGCCCAGAAGATAGAAAAAGTAAAAGAACTGTTGGTATATGATGAATTGTCTTTAAGCGAAATTGCGTTTCGGATGAATTATTCAAGTGTTGCCTATCTAAGCAACCAATTCAAAAAAGTAACCGGACTCACGCCAAGCCATTTCAAGCAAATCCGGGAGGAGAAAAGAAAACCTTTGGATAAAGTCTAA
- a CDS encoding heavy metal translocating P-type ATPase: protein MAHDHSEIGHSHSHDNQWKAYLPVIGSFLLLILGIGFEQTEMEFFKYPVDLIWYIVAYLLVGLKVNYQALKEIRNGNIFSEFFLMSIATIGAFFIGEYSEGVAVMLFYAVGELFQDAAVQRAQRSIKALLDIRPDTVTVIRNGEPVVVNPSEVTIGEIIQMKPGEKVALDGQLISETASFNTAALTGESKPDTKIKGEAVLAGMINLQTLIDVKVTALFRDSKLSRILEMVQEATARKSKTQLFISRFAKIYTPIVVFLAIAIVSLPYLFVENYVFSDWLYRGLVFLVISCPCALVISIPLGYFGGIGLASRNGILFKGSNYLDVMTKTDVVVMDKTGTLTKGIFEVQEVVSAIDQKELLLLTAALESKSTHPIANAIVRYSGGSYKNAAVSEVEEIAGHGLEGIVEGKKVLAGNLKLLKKFNVDYDKAIETKVETIVAVAVDEVYAGYFVIADELKEDAKEAISSLHALNVQTVMLSGDKQSIVDKVAKELGIDTAFGNLLPENKVEKVQELKNQGKTIVFVGDGVNDAPVVALADAGMAMGGLGSDATIETADVVIQNDQPGKIPASIKIGKVTRRIVMQNISLAFGVKVFVLILGAGGLATLWEAVFADVGVALLAILNAVRIQRMKI from the coding sequence ATGGCGCACGATCATAGCGAAATAGGACATTCGCACAGCCACGACAACCAATGGAAAGCTTACTTGCCCGTTATAGGTAGCTTTCTGCTTTTAATTCTCGGAATCGGGTTCGAGCAAACAGAAATGGAATTTTTTAAATATCCCGTAGATTTGATATGGTATATTGTCGCCTATCTTTTGGTAGGATTAAAAGTCAATTACCAGGCCCTTAAAGAAATCAGGAATGGAAATATCTTTTCTGAATTTTTCCTGATGTCTATTGCCACCATCGGAGCATTTTTTATAGGAGAATACTCTGAAGGTGTAGCTGTCATGTTGTTTTACGCCGTAGGAGAATTGTTTCAGGATGCAGCAGTCCAAAGAGCACAGCGCAGTATCAAAGCATTGCTTGACATACGTCCTGATACCGTAACCGTAATCCGAAACGGAGAGCCCGTTGTCGTGAATCCTTCGGAAGTAACCATAGGCGAAATTATCCAGATGAAACCGGGTGAAAAAGTGGCATTGGACGGCCAACTGATTTCGGAAACGGCTTCATTCAACACAGCAGCACTTACGGGTGAAAGCAAACCCGATACTAAAATAAAAGGAGAAGCAGTCTTAGCCGGAATGATTAATCTCCAAACCTTAATAGACGTTAAAGTTACCGCATTGTTCAGAGACAGTAAACTGTCCAGAATTCTTGAGATGGTGCAGGAAGCTACGGCGCGAAAGTCAAAAACACAACTTTTTATCTCCCGATTTGCAAAAATTTATACGCCAATTGTAGTGTTTCTTGCCATTGCCATAGTTTCCTTGCCCTATCTATTCGTAGAAAATTATGTATTTAGTGATTGGCTCTATCGCGGGCTGGTTTTTCTGGTAATTTCCTGTCCTTGTGCTTTAGTAATATCCATTCCATTAGGCTATTTTGGAGGAATAGGGCTGGCTTCGCGTAATGGTATTCTTTTTAAAGGCAGCAATTATCTGGACGTGATGACAAAAACAGACGTTGTGGTGATGGATAAAACCGGTACACTAACCAAAGGTATATTTGAAGTGCAGGAAGTGGTTTCGGCTATAGACCAAAAAGAATTATTGCTTCTGACAGCCGCTTTGGAAAGCAAATCCACGCATCCAATTGCCAATGCAATTGTCAGATACTCTGGCGGAAGCTATAAGAATGCAGCCGTTTCTGAGGTAGAAGAAATTGCCGGACATGGATTAGAAGGAATTGTAGAGGGCAAAAAAGTACTGGCCGGAAATCTTAAGTTGCTTAAAAAGTTTAATGTAGATTATGACAAGGCAATTGAAACCAAAGTGGAGACGATTGTGGCTGTGGCCGTTGATGAGGTTTATGCAGGTTATTTTGTAATTGCTGACGAACTGAAAGAAGATGCCAAAGAGGCGATTTCAAGCCTGCACGCATTAAATGTACAAACAGTAATGCTTAGTGGCGATAAACAGAGTATTGTAGACAAGGTCGCAAAAGAATTGGGCATCGATACTGCTTTTGGGAATTTACTTCCGGAAAATAAGGTAGAAAAAGTTCAGGAACTAAAAAATCAGGGCAAGACCATCGTGTTTGTTGGCGATGGCGTGAACGATGCTCCTGTAGTTGCCCTTGCCGATGCCGGAATGGCGATGGGAGGTTTGGGAAGCGATGCCACAATAGAAACAGCCGATGTAGTAATCCAAAACGACCAACCGGGCAAAATTCCTGCCTCCATAAAAATAGGAAAAGTAACCCGAAGGATTGTTATGCAGAATATCAGTCTTGCATTTGGCGTCAAAGTATTCGTGCTTATTTTGGGTGCCGGGGGTTTGGCTACTTTATGGGAAGCGGTATTTGCTGATGTAGGAGTCGCGCTTCTGGCTATTCTCAATGCCGTCAGGATACAAAGAATGAAAATTTAA